In the Populus trichocarpa isolate Nisqually-1 chromosome 1, P.trichocarpa_v4.1, whole genome shotgun sequence genome, one interval contains:
- the LOC112323383 gene encoding uncharacterized protein LOC112323383: MPFTAVAPPIFDGINYQVWAVRMEAYLDANDLWEAVEQVYEVPTLLDNPTVAQIKNHIKKKQKTSKAKATLFAVVSPTIFYRIMTLKTTKEIWDFMKGEYEGNERIKGMQVLNLIREFELQKMKESETIKEFSNKLLSIVNNVRLLGTDFSDSRIVQKILVTIPEKFETTISSLENSKDLSSITLAELLNALQVQEQRRLMRQERTVEGAFFVKSQNNRDGHMEKICKTQQQQTEAKVADDQHQEEHLFVVSCLATNKFTENWLIDSGCTNHMTHDGKLFTELDRNIISKVKIGNRTHLKVEGKGIVAIETHSGFKLISDVLYVPEINQNLLSVSQLLDKGYKVLFEDKSCVIEDAEGIEVFNIQMKGKSFVLDFKEEQAAVHKEVNNSLLWHKRMWHYRYGALFFMEKNNMVKSLPKLEKDLCCLSIWKAVKTSISTKQSLESYTEVATNSH; the protein is encoded by the exons ATGCCATTTACTGCAGTTGCACCTCCAATATTTGATGGGATCAATTATCAAGTTTGGGCTGTTAGAATGGAAGCCTATCTTGATGCTAATGATCTATGGGAAGCAGTTGAACAAGTATATGAAGTGCCAACTCTGTTAGACAATCCAACAGttgcacaaataaaaaatcacataaagaagaagcagaaaacATCGAAAGCAAAAGCAACTTTGTTTGCAGTAGTCTCACCCACCATTTTTTACAGAATAATGACTCTCAAAACAACAAAGGAAATCTGGGATTTTATGAAAGGAGAATACGAAGGAAATGAGAGAATCAAAGGGATGCAGGTGCTAAACTTAATCCGAGAGTTTGAGTtacaaaagatgaaagaatcAGAAACAATCAAGGAATTTTCTAACAAACTTCTTAGCATTGTTAACAATGTAAGACTTCTTGGCACTGATTTTTCTGATTCTAGAATTGTTCAAAAAATTCTAGTAACAATTCCAGAGAAGTTTGAGACCACAATCTCATCTTTAGAAAATTCTAAAGATCTGTCAAGCATTACCTTGGCAGAGTTATTGAATGCACTACAAGTACAAGAGCAAAGGAGGCTGATGAGGCAAGAAAGAACTGTAGAGGGTGCATTCTTTGTCAAATCTCAAAACAACCGTGAtg GGCACATGGAAAAGATATGCAAGactcaacaacaacaaactGAAGCCAAAGTTGCCGATGATCAACATCAGGAGGAGCATTTGTTTGTGGTATCATGTTTAGCCACAAATAAATTCACAGAAAATTGGCTCATCGACAGCGGCTGTACAAATCATATGACTCATGATGGAAAGCTCTTCACAGAGCTTGATAGAAATATTATTTCCAAAGTCAAGATTGGAAATAGAACTCACTTGAAAGTAGAAGGCAAAGGAATAGTAGCCATTGAAACACACtcaggttttaaattaatttcagatGTACTATATGTTCctgaaattaatcaaaacttGTTAAGTGTTTCCCAGTTGCTGGACAAAGGTTATAAAGTGTTGTTTGAAGATAAAAGTTGTGTTATTGAAGATGCTGAGGGCATAGAAGTCTTCAATATTCAAATGAAAGGCAAAAGTTTTGTGCTGGATTTTAAAGAAGAGCAGGCTGCTGTACACAAGGAAGTCAATAATTCATTGCTTTGGCACAAGAGAATGTGGCATTATCGTTATGGAGCattatttttcatggaaaagaaCAACATGGTGAAAAGCTTGcccaaattagaaaaagatcTGTGCTGCCTATCAATATGGAAAGCTGTCAAGACTTCCATTTCAACAAAGCAAAGCCTGGAGAGCTACACAGAAGTTGCAACTAATTCACACTGA
- the LOC7485746 gene encoding uncharacterized protein LOC7485746 isoform X2, with translation MDKVSTITTLTSRRPKWQYPPAQPTPRILHLPRRPRRKQVPKSNASKPSSQRDRKGKLEVLFDQERGFARGAMPILMVGGIRGDQCLEEERRERVEERESVVMEEEKWRFQAEMLRAECNLLRMEREIAVKKMERRRVQMERILRSAVRALLSVRKGICDGKDVRMVLDEEIQELIEKLERLQRRSGVKDLEGRKCSNLDRQVSILRRRLEKFGGESDGICVKEIQEMAEASLSIKTNCSVYETSASNHSCNMEMLRRKMEGLSNGSLLERMEDEYGSMLSTASSSATNSASTSKRKEFPDMPSSSTRQPCKETKPGEEKACSGRCKVILRRVIEQVRAETEQWSQMQGILGQVRKEMEELQASRDFWEDRALDSDFEIQSLNSAMQEWRQKALSSEAKENELQNQVAVLHVELERLRKASAKETSRSKNLPSVSLDAPNETEKRVLVCRLKENCNTNDDCRKQKAAFSDGRRKPHACTGGLDAPKRSPFGDIGNSSPLARQNSRAVFPLHYLAQEKFNF, from the exons ATGGATAAAGTATCAACAATTACAACATTGACATCAAGAAGGCCAAAATGGCAATACCCACCGGCCCAACCAACACCAAGAATCCTCCATTTACCTCGCAGGCCTCGCAGGAAACAAGTGCCAAAGTCCAATGCTTCAAAGCCAAGTTCACAAAGAGACAGGAAGGGGAAGTTAGAAGTTTTGTTTGATCAAGAAAGAGGGTTTGCTAGAGGGGCTATGCCAATTTTGATGGTTGGTGGTATCAGGGGTGATCAGTGCCTCGAGGAAGAGAGGAGGGAGAGAGTGGAGGAGAGGGAAAGCGTGGTGATGGAGGAGGAGAAGTGGAGGTTCCAAGCTGAGATGTTGAGGGCAGAGTGTAATTTGTTAAGGATGGAAAGGGAGATTGCTGTCAAGAAGATGGAGAGAAGAAGGGTTCAAATGGAGAGGATTCTAAGATCTGCAGTTCGAGCTCTGCTTTCT GTGAGAAAAGGGATTTGTGATGGCAAGGATGTGAGAATGGTATTGGACGAAGAGATTCAAGAATTGATTGAGAAGCTAGAGAGGTTGCAAAGAAGATCAGGAGTTAAGGATTTAGAGGGTCGAAAGTGTAGTAATTTAGATAGACAAGTATCTATTCTTCGAAGACGGCTAGAGAAGTTCGGAGGAGAATCGGACGGGATATGTGTTAAGGAGATCCAAGAGATGGCAGAAGCAAGCTTGTCCATCAAAACAAATTGCAGTGTCTATGAGACTTCTGCTTCAAAtcacagttgcaat ATGGAGATGCTGAGAAGGAAAATGGAGGGATTGTCGAATGGAAGCTTGTTAGAGAGAATGGAAGATGAGTATGGGTCGATGCTCTCTACAGCCAGCAGTTCTGCTACCAACTCTGCCTCCACTTCCAAGAGAAAAGAGTTTCCCGATATGCCTTCATCTTCAACAAGACAACCATGCAAG GAGACAAAGCCCGGTGAGGAGAAAGCATGCTCTGGGCGCTGCAAGGTTATATTGCGGAGAGTCATCGAGCAAGTTCGGGCTGAGACAGAGCAATGGTCCCAAATGCAAGGGATTCTGGGGCAAGTCAGGAAAGAGATGGAAGAGCTGCAGGCTTCTAGAGATTTTTGGGAAGATCGAGCACTTGATTCTGATTTTGAGATTCAATCCCTGAATTCTGCT ATGCAAGAGTGGAGACAGAAAGCCCTCTCTTCTGAAGCCAAGGAAAATGAGCTACAAAATCAGGTAGCTGTGCTTCATGTTGAGCTCGAGAGGCTGAGGAAGGCAAGTGCTAAAGAAACATCAAGGTCTAAAAATTTACCATCGGTTTCTTTGGACGCTCCAAATGAGACGGAGAAGCGAGTATTGGTTTGTCGCTTAAAGGAAAACTGCAATACCAATGATGATTGTCGCAAGCAGAAGGCGGCCTTTAGTGATGGAAGAAGAAAGCCACACGCCTGCACCGGTGGGCTTGATGCCCCGAAACGCTCTCCTTTCGGAGATATTGGAAATTCATCTCCCTTGGCGAGGCAAAATAGTAGAGCAGTTTTCCCTTTGCACTACCTTGCGCAGGAAAAGTTTAATTTCTGA
- the LOC7485746 gene encoding uncharacterized protein LOC7485746 isoform X1 — MDKVSTITTLTSRRPKWQYPPAQPTPRILHLPRRPRRKQVPKSNASKPSSQRDRKGKLEVLFDQERGFARGAMPILMVGGIRGDQCLEEERRERVEERESVVMEEEKWRFQAEMLRAECNLLRMEREIAVKKMERRRVQMERILRSAVRALLSVRKGICDGKDVRMVLDEEIQELIEKLERLQRRSGVKDLEGRKCSNLDRQVSILRRRLEKFGGESDGICVKEIQEMAEASLSIKTNCSVYETSASNHSCNQMEMLRRKMEGLSNGSLLERMEDEYGSMLSTASSSATNSASTSKRKEFPDMPSSSTRQPCKETKPGEEKACSGRCKVILRRVIEQVRAETEQWSQMQGILGQVRKEMEELQASRDFWEDRALDSDFEIQSLNSAMQEWRQKALSSEAKENELQNQVAVLHVELERLRKASAKETSRSKNLPSVSLDAPNETEKRVLVCRLKENCNTNDDCRKQKAAFSDGRRKPHACTGGLDAPKRSPFGDIGNSSPLARQNSRAVFPLHYLAQEKFNF; from the exons ATGGATAAAGTATCAACAATTACAACATTGACATCAAGAAGGCCAAAATGGCAATACCCACCGGCCCAACCAACACCAAGAATCCTCCATTTACCTCGCAGGCCTCGCAGGAAACAAGTGCCAAAGTCCAATGCTTCAAAGCCAAGTTCACAAAGAGACAGGAAGGGGAAGTTAGAAGTTTTGTTTGATCAAGAAAGAGGGTTTGCTAGAGGGGCTATGCCAATTTTGATGGTTGGTGGTATCAGGGGTGATCAGTGCCTCGAGGAAGAGAGGAGGGAGAGAGTGGAGGAGAGGGAAAGCGTGGTGATGGAGGAGGAGAAGTGGAGGTTCCAAGCTGAGATGTTGAGGGCAGAGTGTAATTTGTTAAGGATGGAAAGGGAGATTGCTGTCAAGAAGATGGAGAGAAGAAGGGTTCAAATGGAGAGGATTCTAAGATCTGCAGTTCGAGCTCTGCTTTCT GTGAGAAAAGGGATTTGTGATGGCAAGGATGTGAGAATGGTATTGGACGAAGAGATTCAAGAATTGATTGAGAAGCTAGAGAGGTTGCAAAGAAGATCAGGAGTTAAGGATTTAGAGGGTCGAAAGTGTAGTAATTTAGATAGACAAGTATCTATTCTTCGAAGACGGCTAGAGAAGTTCGGAGGAGAATCGGACGGGATATGTGTTAAGGAGATCCAAGAGATGGCAGAAGCAAGCTTGTCCATCAAAACAAATTGCAGTGTCTATGAGACTTCTGCTTCAAAtcacagttgcaat CAGATGGAGATGCTGAGAAGGAAAATGGAGGGATTGTCGAATGGAAGCTTGTTAGAGAGAATGGAAGATGAGTATGGGTCGATGCTCTCTACAGCCAGCAGTTCTGCTACCAACTCTGCCTCCACTTCCAAGAGAAAAGAGTTTCCCGATATGCCTTCATCTTCAACAAGACAACCATGCAAG GAGACAAAGCCCGGTGAGGAGAAAGCATGCTCTGGGCGCTGCAAGGTTATATTGCGGAGAGTCATCGAGCAAGTTCGGGCTGAGACAGAGCAATGGTCCCAAATGCAAGGGATTCTGGGGCAAGTCAGGAAAGAGATGGAAGAGCTGCAGGCTTCTAGAGATTTTTGGGAAGATCGAGCACTTGATTCTGATTTTGAGATTCAATCCCTGAATTCTGCT ATGCAAGAGTGGAGACAGAAAGCCCTCTCTTCTGAAGCCAAGGAAAATGAGCTACAAAATCAGGTAGCTGTGCTTCATGTTGAGCTCGAGAGGCTGAGGAAGGCAAGTGCTAAAGAAACATCAAGGTCTAAAAATTTACCATCGGTTTCTTTGGACGCTCCAAATGAGACGGAGAAGCGAGTATTGGTTTGTCGCTTAAAGGAAAACTGCAATACCAATGATGATTGTCGCAAGCAGAAGGCGGCCTTTAGTGATGGAAGAAGAAAGCCACACGCCTGCACCGGTGGGCTTGATGCCCCGAAACGCTCTCCTTTCGGAGATATTGGAAATTCATCTCCCTTGGCGAGGCAAAATAGTAGAGCAGTTTTCCCTTTGCACTACCTTGCGCAGGAAAAGTTTAATTTCTGA